aaaacaataaaacacTAGTTTCAGGAAAATAGGAACAATTATGACATTCTAGCCGAGTTCGACGCATTATATACACGTTAGCAGTATAGCATCCAATATTCCTTCCCCGCGAAACTCCACTGGTATTTTTATACAGAGAATAAGATCAATAATCATTGAATATAATGTTCAAGTCAAATGCTAAGTTAACCTAATCTACCACCAGACTACTTACATAAAGTCGCCATCATCGAAATCACCGTAATCAGCATTGTCTAGAGCAAATTCCTGATCCTTCTTAAATGCGCCACCTAAATTGGGTCTAGCTGTCTTAGCTTTCTTCTTACCTGCACCTCCAGTAGCAGTCCCACCTTTAACTTTAGACAACCGAGCCTGCctttcttgtttttctttctctctgATCAACAAGTTCAAAGTAGCCACACTCTGCTTAATGGACTCAATCGACAATGGCTTAGCGACATCCCTGATCAAATCTATGGCCAATGCACTTGAATAATTCAACTGAGACTTCTTTGCCACTCCCGTAATAGCACTAGACAAAGCCTTCCTCAACTCTTGATAATCGGCCTTCGTCTCTAACTCAACAAAAAGTGGGTGTGTTTCAAAAGGAGTCTGTTTCGTAAAACCTGCTGGCTTACTCAATGATTCCTCCAAATCTTGCTCTTTACGCAGAGCCCGTGCCCGAGGATGCTCTTCCGCAACTCCAAGCCCTCCAAATAAGTCTGCAGCATTATTCAAATCGGAATCCAGCTCGGCCTTCCTTAATAACTCCTTACGGGTCTTCTCATCAAGAGTGTCTATATCCAACAAAACCTTGTCTACAGACTTTCGCTCCTTATTAACAGTTACCGCCTTCTTTTTAGGCTTACtaacttctttttcctcAGCATCCCAAGACTCTAACAACGCTTCTTCACCATCATCtctaaaatcatcatcccAAGATTCAACAATCGGTTGGTCCTTTGCAACGTCAGGTACTTCAAACTCATTGTCGTCCCAAGACATTTCTGCTTCCTAAGATCAATAATATCGGGCCTTCCCAAATCAAATTGGATACCTGTTGAATCCGCCCCAGAAGCTATTATGTCAACAACTTTGAATGCAAAGGTATTTCAAAAAGGTTAATGATTATAATAATTCAACTTTCACCCACCATACCATATCGCCAGGacttttcaaagaaaattgaaatttgCTTACTATCCGGGTAACACTGACGACGTATATTTTTATCGACGATAAATATTTCGTTTATAATGATGTTTGATTCTCCTGAAGCGGGCGGACAACGGAGAtaggtatatatacataacagatatatatctacATAAAATATACGAGAGTATTCTGGGCGTTCTTACTTCTTTGCGAATTGATTAGTCGAACTCTATACCTTTTGAAGTGCTAATCGCAACAAATAACCGATGACTGGTGAACACAAAGTTATAACTGGACGTGGTGGGGCAGGAAATGTGGCTATCCTGAAAGAAGCACCTTCTCCGAAACTCGTACCACAGGGATCGCAAACACCAGTACTATTGCAACCAGTCTATTCTACTGGAAGAGGCGGAGTGGGGAATATGCGGCAGAATGTGGATCCCAAGTTGACCAGGAAAGCTCAAGATGTTGATGGGGACAATGGAGTGCAGAATAATGAGGATGTAATCAGTTCCGGTTCGCTAACCAAGATTAAGTCTATGCAATCAGAGAGGACAGGGGGTAGTGGTACTCCAAAGTCATATTCTATCGGTCGCGGTGGAGCAGGTAATATCTTAAGTCCTTCTAATTCAATGCGTAAGAAGGATAGTAAGAGGCCGGACATGTTTGcgaagttgaagaagaagcttttTGGTTAATGCTAGTtgtatttggttttttatACGTTCTAAAACAGGGTGAATGATGagtttttaatgaaaaaaataCTTGACTAATGGTTGCATGAATACAAggtttgttcttgttctttggACTGTTGGCTTATTATGAAGTAGTGTCTCGATTTGTGGACAGTATATACATAATTAAGTAGTAATGGTATAATGAAATATAACATAATCAAATggcataataataaataatttaaaTAACGTTAggtaaataatataaacaaaataaataaatagtTCAGTATTCGAGAGAAGATTTGCGATTTATAAACACAACAGGTGTTAGAAGAGATAATTCTATAGATATACTTCCCTACTACCACAACACCAAAGACCAAAACCGAGAAAACGCGCACACAATTGATGGTGGCTGTAACATGTCACCGCTAGAAATTGATTGTCCATAGTACCTTCTGTTGAAATCAATATCGTACTagtttcattttttatgCAAGAAGGATATGCTATTTGGAAGTTCCTAAAATGCAGAAGCAAGTTCTTCCAATAACTTGAAGTCACGCTTCACAATACCACCATTACCAGGTAGGCCAGTGCAACCCATCAAATGGTTATCGATGGCAGTGGCACACTTCCTACCCTCTTGAATGGCCCAGACGATCAACGATTGGCCTCTTCTACAGTCACCAGCAGCAAACAACTTACCACCATCTACACAATACGAAGAGTCAGATATAGTGTTAATAGTTCCTCTTTTAGACTTCTGCACTGAAGGATCATCGATCAACTCCGGTCCAACAAAACCCATGGACAAAAGAACAATATCagcttcaaaaacttcctCAGAGCCTGGAACCTCAACCATTTGCCAAACTCCTGACTGTGATTTCTTCCACTCAACACGTACAGTCTTGATCGCCTTGACCTCACCAGCCTCGTTTCCGACAAACTCCTTGGATAAGATGCAGAATTCCCTTGGGTCTCTTCCGTAATGCTCCTTAACCTCTGCATGGCCATAGTCAATTCTCATAATACGTGGCCATTGGGGCCAAGGGTTGTCCTTACCACGTTCCTTTGGAGGTTGTGGTAGTAACTCAAAGTTCAAAACACTAGCAGCGCC
This region of Eremothecium cymbalariae DBVPG#7215 chromosome 4, complete sequence genomic DNA includes:
- the PAR32 gene encoding Par32p (similar to Ashbya gossypii ADR291C); its protein translation is MTGEHKVITGRGGAGNVAILKEAPSPKLVPQGSQTPVLLQPVYSTGRGGVGNMRQNVDPKLTRKAQDVDGDNGVQNNEDVISSGSLTKIKSMQSERTGGSGTPKSYSIGRGGAGNILSPSNSMRKKDSKRPDMFAKLKKKLFG
- the HCR1 gene encoding translation initiation factor eIF3 core subunit j (similar to Ashbya gossypii ACR229W), encoding MSWDDNEFEVPDVAKDQPIVESWDDDFRDDGEEALLESWDAEEKEVSKPKKKAVTVNKERKSVDKVLLDIDTLDEKTRKELLRKAELDSDLNNAADLFGGLGVAEEHPRARALRKEQDLEESLSKPAGFTKQTPFETHPLFVELETKADYQELRKALSSAITGVAKKSQLNYSSALAIDLIRDVAKPLSIESIKQSVATLNLLIREKEKQERQARLSKVKGGTATGGAGKKKAKTARPNLGGAFKKDQEFALDNADYGDFDDGDFM